The window GGTACTGTGTAACCACATATCGCCAACATCCAAAAGACAAGAGGTCTCACGAGTATCTGCTGTTGGATGGGTTCCAACATATTTCCCATCAACTGCAAACCTGAATGTGAGCAACTCTGCAGTTGATATGACCTCAATGCACTCTCCCGCAACAGCGCAACATGTTTCAGAGGGCACGGTTGCCCAAGTGTGGTTTCTTTGAAGTCTCGCaaaatggaaaagggggaataTCAGTCAGACTGTGTGACGGCATGAACCTCTGTCTTGGGCCATGCGTCGCGACGTCACTTGAAACGCGGATGAGAGGCGGATGGTTGTGCGAGGAAACCTGACTGGTTGGTTCGTCACAAGGAACGGAAACACCTCGAGATGTTTGACAGGACGGGCAGTCGTCATGGTACGAAAAAGAGGAATACCAATGGTATGGGGtgtgggttgtggttgatcGCTCTCGAAGCACAGGAAAGGGCGGCAACATGGCACAATGCAAGTTTAAGCTCGAGATGCGATTTGCTCTTTGTCTTTGCAAGACCTTGAATACTGCCACCAATCAGCAATGGATCCAACAGACTTTGAGAAAATGTGCGACGTAAAGCCCGGGCAGAATCCGATCAGCAAATCGGAGGCCGTGTGTTGGTCCGAATTCTCCGTCGTCTGATGGTGGATGTGACTGTAGGTACGGACAGATATAATCTGCTTGCGCAAAGAAAACCTCAAAGCCTGCTTGGGCGACTGTTGGTGCCGATGCTGCCGGGTTTGCGAAACCGAGTTATATAGAGTCAAGCATTGAGTTTGTGACAGCGCCACGCCGGCGGTCTCGGATCCGGCCCGTTGAGAATCGGGGGAGTCTTGCGGCCGAAAATCAGGCCACGGCAGAGCCCGTCATCCGTCGGGGTTGACACCAAAGTGGGCAACGGCATCTGAACATGTCGCTGTTGGGTAATATCCGTTGccttttgttcttgttcaTAATAAAGTGGGGGGTTTATGGCCACGGCCACAGCAACTCGATCGACCGCTTGGACCAGAACAGTCATGTGGGTGATGGCGCTAGTGTTTAAGATTGAGCCTGACTCCACCTTCTTATCTATATACTCTGGAGTGGAGAGAAGCACCCCTGCAATTCTCACCATGAAAGTTGAGATATTGATGCTTCATGAACTGTTACCAATATCCATCCTGGTGCTGCACTTGAGCTGTAGTCGAAATCGCCTTCTATTGTTCGATATTGGGTGTGCCTCTACGGCACTGATCTGCAGTGCGAATGTCATGCATAAGCGTTTGCGCCGCAGAGGATGGGACACTTGCTTTACTGAGCATTCTATAGGCTGGTATTCTCaaccttttcttttccatcagCATTCTTGCCCACTAGATGGTCTACCGTAGCCCAAAGTCTCTTCCATCGTCCTATTTCCGTCGTCACCGTCGTATATGGCAGCTTCGTATTGTCCAGGTAAAACAGACTTCTATGTAACCCTGGACACGGACAATGCCACCCCGAAGCCTGCAGGGCTGCGGGCAACGTCAAAGCCCAGACCCTCGGCGTGTGCCTGCCCCCTGTGTCTTGCGTGCTCCTGCCCCCGTGTCCGTCCCCTCGGAGCCATGATGCCCCTTGATCCCGATCACAGTCCACTGGGGAGCGTGTTTTCGTGTTTTCCTTCTCGAGTTTCGTTTCTGtcatcgttgttgttgttgttgttgccgctgctgtCGTGTTCATCCAAACTCTTGTCATTCTTTTGCATATCCCGTCACTCGTTCGCCGCCCGCGTGGCTCCGACGGCATTGCCGCTCCTTCGAACCCTCCTTTCGCAACTATTCGCACTCTTGTCGCCGCTTGCTTGCCACGTTCACGCTCCTGTTGGTTCCCGCCGGTGATCTGGAACCACTGCTCTGGACTCGCAAACTTCTCGGCAGAATATCCAGAAGAGCTCCAGCGGATCTCTCAGATCACCGGATTCACTGATCACTAGCTGACCATCACTGCTGCTCGCTGCACGCCTTGCACGACACCGTCTCTGCACTACGTTAGTCATCGCCTGGTTCTGCGAGGGACTGCAGCCAACGCTTGATTTTCTCTTGATCTTCATCTCTCAGACACCACTTCTGCTTGCTGGAGCTGGGTGCCGCCGCGAAGAGCTCTCTTGCTCTCCCGCACATCTGAAACGGCAACCCCCGTCTCGGTCGTACGTGCACAATTTCATCCTGATCCCCTCCCATTACCGAGTCTGCCCAGTACCGACGTCCCACGCCTCTTTGGTGCAGTCTCCCGAATTCCctgagaaggaaaaaaaagaacacTCCAAGTTGTTGGCGTCCTCGCCGTTGCTTGTCTTTTCATCGGTTCCTCGCACTACAGCACAACGTGCGACTTGTACGACATTGCACCTGATTCGCCGGGTGGGAAGGATAGACACAGCGTACGGTATACAACCGGGTCGCCCAATACCGCGCAGTGTGAGGTGACAGGGGTGTGTTCGTGGGGACGTCGAAACACAAAGGTACGTGATACCTCATCCCGTCACAGTTCCCCCCAGGGGTTCGTCGCtggcttggcttggcttggcttcGCGGTAGGTAGTAACctcacacacacgcacaaCTTTGCTTGGGCCAACCTGAACAGGCAAATCTGGCAAATGGGTTGAATACTATCGATCTGTTGTTACACTACCCGCCCCCGAACACCctcgtttttttttctttccttctgtCTGTCCCGTTCTGCCCGCCAGGCCATCACGGCTAACCTCTGATTACCTGGCGTATAGGCTGTCACGTCGTTTTATTTGGCTTCGCGAGGTCGAAGGCCACTGGTTTGTTGAAGATTAATTCTCTCGTTTTCCTGTTTGTTGGGCCTGGTTCGTGTGACGGCGCACGCTGGGTTCGGTCCAATCCTTTTTTTCCATTCTCCTACGCTGGCATAGATTACGCTCGTTTGTCGCGGCTACACACGCGTCCGGTTCCACGACTCTGGGATTTGGGACTGGGGGCACCCGACGTTTGCGATACCAGGTGTTTATGAGGTCCGAAGGTTGAGACAGACACGGTTTACTATTTACCATCAGCGGCAACTCGTGCCACCCCGCCCTCCAGCAAACATTGGCAAACCGTTTCTTGTCGAAACCaaatcagcaacagcctATGCTCGTGGAGTCGAAAGAAGGACCGGAAGGATTCGAAAAAGCCAGGGAAAGGAGGACTCGAAGGGAACGAACAGCCGGACTGGATGAGCCGAGGTGCAAGAGGGCTCTGAGCTAAATGAGTACTAAAGATGGGAGAGGTATGGACCGATCACCACCAGCTGGGTCAATTGCAAGGGCGAGGGAGCGTGCCGCTGCTGGGTTACCGAGGCAGGAAAGGTCGCcaccaaggtcaaggcgAGGGCCAGCTGATGAGGAACCGCAAATCACAAGACCATCGAGACCACAAGCACCACCAGGACTACAGACGAAGGATGGGAATATCGGCGTGGCGATCTCCCGCCCGACACAGGTTCCACAATGGCCCCTGGCAGGCGGTCCTATTATAGCTCCCTCGAGTTCCAGCGGTGAACCGTATCGACCACCGCCGGGCAAGTCGCAGCCGCCGCAACGACCTCCGCGTCCGAGCCGAGTGCCCTCGATATTGGACGGCTCCAAGGTGCAGGATCCCACGCCGGTATTCCAGTATCGCCCGCGACCTGGAAGAGAACCCTCGGGCCAGGAGTTGCTACCCGTGCCAGAAACGCCGTCCTCGGTGTCCCGAGCATCAACACAATCTTCAATAGTGTCAATACCTGACTTTCCCATCCCTGCCCAGATTCCACCAGGACCACCGAGACGAAGCGTCAACCTCGGACCGCCGCCCTCTGCGCGACGTGGTGTTTCGTCTTTCTACTCCAATGTATCATATGTTTCACCTATTCCCGAAGAGAGCCCTCGCTCTCGATCACATACATCTTTTGCCTCGAGCGCTGCGATACCTGATGGCTGGGACACACCATCACCCGGACCCAGTCCTCAGTACCCGGAAGCCTTTTACGACGACACTAtcctggaggaggccggtccttttggtgatgaggaggagagtcgGTTGGTACGAAACGCTAGTGTCGGAAAACGAGCGAAGCCAACTCTCGTGGGAACCGTAGTGGCTCCTGGCCCGCAACAGGAAGATCAAAACAGGAGGCCGGAGCCAAGGCCACTGCAAGGCGGGCCATTTGACGAGGGTACAGGTTACGTGGACTATTCGAGTTCTTCCAGCACGATTCCAGCTTCAGCGAGGTTGCCTATCGGCGCGGCAGTCACTCGGGATTCTGTGATCAATGCCTTGTCCTCGGCAAGTGCGGATGATCCGTCGACCACACCGGCACagcgagaagaaaaaacacCATCTCCACAAGAAAGTCTAGAACCTAGACAATACAGCCGGCTGTCGGCCATTCGAAGACCGCCACGGTTGGATATGGATGCTGTACGCAAGGCCGAGGCGAGGGGGAGCTTGACGAGTTTGCCAGAATTGATCAGACGGGCGACGAAACTAGCTGCGAGTTTGGAAAAGGGCAAGAGACCGGCGAGTCGGTTCGATGACCTGGACTATTCGGGTTCGGAGGGATATGGAGGTGAGGGCACATCTTGGCTCGATATATAAAGAACAGAAGCTAACACGCCATGAAGTTCGCAATGAGAAGCATCAATCCGGGCTCTCGGACATGCTCGCAgccttcccaccacccgcccaaccaggagcaagcagcagccgtCGCAGTATCCGCAACAGCATACGAGACCATGTTCAGTCATGGCCATTGCCGATGAACACACgctccaacaacacatcTCGGGAAGCCAACGGCCCTGACAGCGACCCTGACAATCCGGACAAGAAGCAGAACCGCCGGTGCTGTGGGCTCCCTCTTTGGGGGTTTATCGTGGTAATGATTGTCATTCTGGTCATCATGGCCGCCGCTATCATTATCCCGATCGAGTTCTTCGTCATCCGCAGGCAAAACAACGGCAACGACGCCCAAGCCTCGATACAACAATGTCAAGAGCAGTTGACATGCGCCAACGGGGGCACCAACGTCGTCAACGACGGGATTTGCTCCTGCATCTGCACCGGCGGCTTCACCGGCTTCGACTGCACCACCGCCCCATCACCAGGCTGCACCACCTTTACTCTCTCCAGCCCGGAGAACATGTCCAATGTTACCGTAGGGGACGCCATCCCACGACTTATCCAGCAAGCCCAGAGTAATTTTTCCATTCCGTTAGATGGGGAGCAGGTCATCGCCAAGCTTAACTCGGCCAACATGTCCTGCACGGCGACCAACGCCCTGGTGACCTTTGACGGCAGTGCCGTCCGCCAAAGCAGTGCGGCTGCTCTGGCGCAGGTTAATGATGTCAACGTCAACGCGGTGGTGATCGATGGGGTGTTTTGGACTACGATTACAATTTTCGCAGGGCagttcaccaccatcacgatTGATGCTCAGAATCCCTTGGGGATTCCCACCGGTACCGTCCGGCAGGGGGGATCTACGGTGTTATCAACGGGGACGGAAACGTCAATAAGACCAACACTGACAGTCACACCAACTGTCACCCGGACGGTTACCACGACGATCCCGCTGAGTTCAGGGCAGACAACGGTGCCtacgccgacgccgacgccggGGTTCAAGGTCACGGAGGATGTGCTGGATTttgcgagggtggtggtgctgtttgtgttgcaggaggagagcttgaggggggcggagggggtgcaGGTTGCGTTGCAGAATTTGTTTAGCAGGACTAGCCCGGTCGTGagcgtggaggaggcgaggaacgTGactgttggaggggggtggagtgTGGATCTGGTGGATTGGAGGGTTGATcttgggaaaggggtggtAGGGGGGACGCATGAGGATGGATAAGGGTGCGGGGTGGGGAATATTTGGGTTTCTATACTATAATGCCGGGAGCGATCTTTTTTTACTATTTGGGTGTTCAAGTtcaaagggggaggtggcagGGAATCAAGGCTAGGACCTTTATGTGAGGAGCGTGGTTACTTGATCGAGAGGAGTATcagggagtttggggagaggCGAGAAGACCGAAAAGCTGTTGTACAATACCAACCAACCTTGGAGAGAAAGCTTTTCACAGCGAGCTTTTTTTTCATAATCCTGCCGTTCTTTATCTAGGTGGCGGGGGGCGTCTTGGAGATATGGAGTTGGAGTTGCGAGAAGTTTTGGggagcaagagaagaaaTCTGCAGATATGTTTGATACCAGACCGTTGGGGATATTTACGCCTTGAATTAATGTTGATTTATACAGAATTGCTTGATTGTCGTTTACATTgccacctctcccttttGCTCTTTTGTTATCAAGTTGCCATTTACAGTATGTGGCCTTTTCTACAGAATACTGTCGTGTACAGTTGGGATTGGTTCTGCTTGAGGAAACTCAGTATCACGGAAAATCGGGATTGTTGACGGGCAGTCGCGATTCAAACAGACCCCGAAGATGAGGTTGAGagtggggaggagatggatccGTGCGGAGAAGATGGTTTCTGGGGTgtcgcctccttcttcgtTGGAgcggggtgaggaggatggttcTGGAGCTTGCGGATGAGGCTGTCAAGGAGACCGAAGCTGAGGACGAGAAGGAATTCAGAAGAGTGATTATGAGTACAAGAGGTTGGTGATATACATGGCCGCTAAGACGGACCTGCTTCCGTCCTGCCTGTTGTTATTTACTGCGTACAGGAAGGATTGGTATTTATGGTGTATTGATGGCGTAACCGGGCTGGccctgggggggggggggctggtTGCGGAAGGTCCGGTCGGTCTGTCGGTCGGTGGTTCACATTAGGTGCGGAGTGTTTCGGGGTCTTGGAAGAATACCCAGAAGCAGATGAGATGGGAAGAAAAGTGGCGAGAGGAGTGGGTTATCATGTGACGCAGACGATGAAACTGCTCAAACAATCGACAAGCTTCCAGAGCAGCAATGAACAAAGACGCACGTTCGAAAAGATCGAAACAGGAAATGTGTGGAGAAAATCAAGCCATGCCTGAGGCCCCTAATTATTACGTCTATTGGCGCCGAGCACCTCCGctctctttcccttcttggcctgggAGGGGCCATCATTTGGCTGACGCCACCCAGACACACAATGTTTGGCTCCGGCAGGCCCGGGTCTCTAACGATAGCATTCCATTATTAACAGCCAGGGTCGCCAGCAGGCCAGTGGCCACTACGCAACACACCCTCatgcccaccacctcacctccctccaacaacacaaacacatTTCACCATAACACAAAGTCGACTGGCTCGCATCCTCCCATCGATACCTAACCAACTAACTAACCGACAAATCACCATCGTTTTTATCCGCGCTTTCCCTTTTTGCTGTTTCTTCCTCCAACCTGAGATCTCTCCACACAACCACCGCGACAAGTGCCTGTCGACTTCCCGCCGCTGGACGATTAGCGATAACCCTCACTAGCTTGACTTTACAATCGACACGCGGCCCCTaaacacaacaacaccaacaataCACTGTTCCGTCGGCAATCATGCTCATGAAGTCACTCTCACTTGCAGCGGCTGCCGGCCTTTTGGCTGCCCCGGCTGCTAACGCATTTCTCATCCCTCCCGAGATCAGCGAATCCGACCTCAAGATCGCCCAGGAAGTCGAGTTCGCCGAGCCCAAAATCGCAGAGGTCCAGCCCATCGATCTTGAATGCCCTGGATGCCCGCTCAACATCAAGGGGCGATTTGGACAAGACATTCAGGTCAAGACTGGACGACCAAACCacctcgagcttctgtttGCCATCGAGCACCGCCCTGAAGGTGGCGATCGTTTGTTGGTGAACGACTTTGAACTGTACCCCTTTGCCGACCCATTCTCTAGCAATTTGATGGCGCCCCAGGTGTTGGATGACGGTGCAGAGGCGGAAACAAGACATGATCACcatggtggagaagaagatgggcaTCGCAGGGGCAAGCACCATCGACGACCGAAACCGCAGGCTCAGCGACTTGGCTTTGGGCTTCATGTCTCCCCGATTCAGAAGGATACTGATGGCAAATTTGAGCTTATTGAGGTTGAACTGCAGGTTATTGAAGTCGGGTACACGTTTGTCGAGAACATTCCCAAGGTCAGGGTCAATCTTGTGAAGGACCAGGAGGGTAAACTCCTCATGACCACCGTCGAGaagaccaccacccagaCTATTGTCGAGGTTTCCGATGAGGACAAGCCCGCCGAGTGCACCACTCGGATCTGCCAGCTCATGGCTGCCGCGCACGAGAAGATGGAGCAGCTCCGCAAGATGAGACTTCCTGGTTGCCATGGTGGTAACAAGGAGGGCATGGGCATGAGACCTGCCTTCCACCACGGAGGCGAGCACCATCACGGcggccaccacggccacaGCGAGCCTCGCCCTGGTCGCATGGGTATGCGCGAGCACAGCTGGGGCAAGCTGTTCAAGAACATCACCTCGCACATCTTGCTTCCGGTCCTCATCGGTCTCGTCGCTGGTGTCGCCGTTAGCTTGATCGGTATGGCGGTTGGTACCGTTATTGTTGGCTTGTGGCGCTTCTTCCGCAAGCCTACCCACACTTCCCGTAGACACTCCAGACGTCACTCTCTCCACAAGGCTTCCCACAAGGAGGCCGTtgttgccgaggagaagtCTGGGCTTTTgactgaggaggagcaggatgcCCCTCCTGCTTACCAGGATGCGGAgaccaacaccgccgccaagCCCGCCGGGGAGGTTTAAACTAGTGGTGTATGAGATAAAGGTGCtcgaaggagaagattggAAAGCTGCCAcagggggggcgggaggcTTTTGGATTGCGGGCGTTTTTAGGGGACCCTGACTGAGCTGGACAAAAACACACACGGCTGACACTccttttgattttttttcatcatcattgtCAAAACgagggttgttttttttccaGATTCCAGGAGTTTTCGTGTTTTCTTTTACATTTTCCTATtgtttggtcttttttttctcttgatCATCAAAAATACCCACATTCCTTTTTAGTTTTATACACCTACTCGGAGATGAAATATGAACAACAATCTGTCAAGATTTGACGTCACTGAGTTTGTCCCTTGATGTGTGCATGTGTGACGGGGcgggggagagaagaagaggttgtcaAGGTTTGAGCTAATGTGTCTTTGTGATGCAACGAAAATGAAAGATGGGTTGCAGGATGGGGTTTTCCGTGGGAGATCTCCCGAGATCTGCCTTGCAGTATGCAGCTATTttggatgggtgggtggttttgaGGCCGGTGAGATGCCGGACTGTGTGGAGACATTGGGAGGGTGTAAGTCAATGTTCAGTCTCTTTAGCCTAGGACTGACTGTTCTGAGAAGTGTCAGAGAAGATTAGCTGTGCCTGGTCTAGAAAGTCACCCCTCATGTCCAGCAATCTCTCACCGTATCAATCATACTGTGTAACTCGAATGTGGACACATCCAAGAGGTGGCCGCCAAACAGGTCGCAGTTCGCCTCTTGTTTCTCTGCGCGCGCGCCCGCCCGCCTGCGGCTTTCCCAATCCCCGACTCCACACGGGCTATCTTGCTGTTGTTATCGATAGGCATGTCCCCAATTCGCTCCACCAAAAttcccccccaccgcctTTGGTCGCAACACTGGCAGAATTCGCTTTTTTCGCGGAATTGCTCTCGACCCTTGCCGCAGCACAACGACTTGGCGacaaccttttttttttttttttttttttttttttctctctctctctctttttcgtTGCTGGTTGAATTTCtttgtcaaccaccacccatcaccgaTTCCACCTCCAGTCGCAATCCATATTTTTCTGGATCGCGCTCTCCTTTTCTCACCATTGCTTGATCTGAGGAAAACAACAAAGCAACAATGGGCAAGTCAAGTTCCAAGAAGCGCTCCCGCtccgacgaggacgacatCGCTGTCGCGGCGCAAGAGCAGGAGGTtatgaagaagagcaaggtgGACGAGAACGGCAAGAGCGAGGTGACAAAGTCTGAGTCTTCCGACAAGAAAtccaagaaggaaaagaaggacaagaaggagaagaaggacaagtctgagaagaaggagaagaaggacaagaaggacaagaaggaaaagaaggaaaagaaggaaaagaagtcCAATTcggctgccgaggaggaggaggagcccgccgccgctgagGAACCAGCCGTCGAGTCCTCCGAgaagaagtccaagaagGACAGGAAAGACaaaaaggacaagaaggacaagaagtccAAAGAGGAGAACCAGctacccccctcccaccccgacgCCCAAAAACCAAAGTCGCAAGAGGAGGcaatggcggaggagacCCAACCCAAAGGCCGCTTCATCTGCTTCGTCGGCAACCTCCCTTACACGGCCACGGCGGAATCCCTCACCGCCCACTTCGCCGCTCTCCAGCCCACCTCTGTCCGTCTCCTCACCGAGCGCGACGACCCCAAAAAGTCGCGCGGGATCGCCTTTGTCGAGTTTGACCGCTTCGACAGGATGAAGACGTGCCTGGAGAAGTTTCACCACACCGAGTttgaggggaggaagattaATGTTGAGTTGACGTATGTTCCCCCTtatcccctttccccctgaTGGATGTTTCTGCTGACAAGTTATACGCAAATAATTAgtgccggcggcggaggcaaaaccccccaacgcctcgacaagatcaaggagaagaacgCCAAGCTCAACGAGGAGCGCCGCAgcaggatgaagaaggtcgaggtcgaaaaggccgagaaggaaaaggcaaaggctGCTGACAGTGCTGAGGAGAAgcctgctgaggaggaggacgaccaAGCTGGTATCCACCCTTCCCGCCGGGCGCAGGTCGGGGCCGAGTTcaacgaagatgaggaggacaaTTTCGGGTATagcaatggtggtggtggcaggggtaggaggggtggtggtggtagaggcggtggtggtagggggagaggtggtggtagaggtagaggtgggagaggtggcggcggtgggaggTTTCAAAAGAAGTGGTAGATCATTTCCACTGCTGTcttgagaggggggaaaatATAGGAGAAAATGGATTggtaaaaagaaaaaaaaaatgggaAAAGGGAGTGGATACAGGTTTCACACCTGGGCTTCTCTTTGCTGTTAGGTAGATATAATGTGGTTCTGGCTGGTTGGTTGGACAATGGTGTTTTAAGCAAAAGTTGGGAGTACGCTTATGATACcccttttgttttctggCTGAAAAAGTTGCAGAATAGAAGAGTGTAGGGCtcagagagaagagagagaagaatgGAGAGTTCAGGTCGTCAACCATCTAGGGTGTATCGGTCTTTTTTAAACACGGTGATAAGCTGAGAGAGCCAGGTGAATTCAGATCATCGTGCGGCACCACGGGAAGCCAGTATACGAGACACTAAATTGTCATCAGCATACAAACAGACACCGCATTTCACATCAAAGCAGTTTCAAGATGTCTTCTTTCGCACATTCATCATattctcccctcctctcacctcaacctcaaactacgtaccctcctcccccaactcctcctccctccccaacccagctaTCTACAGAAAATAATAAAAAGAAACGAGAAGCAACGGAAAAAGCCCTAGTAACAACCCCTAGATTATTGACGGTTGGGTAGGATCGCCAGCGTGTGGAGGAAACACAAAAACGTGAGAGTTCGTTGAGAGCGACATGTGCCTGATTACTCGACACTCTTGTATACCCCCAATACAATATCTGCGGCCATAAAGCCAGAAAAAGGTTGATTCAAACAGCCTAGGTATCTTCGTACCTTGCATGACTGCCTTCATCCCTTCTTCCGTCTAGTCAAGCCTCAAATCTTGCAGGGTATCCCATACTAAAGGTACGGTGTAACCCCCGAACTACACGTCATACTTCATCCACACGCGAAGCGACCCCGGGAATGGTTTGAAAAAGGTGTTATTGGGGTTGTACTATGGAGGTTGAAGCCAAATAGCAGGCGCAGGCATATGTCGTCGGGTATagatggtgtgtgtgtgtgtgtgtgtgtgtgtgattgTATGGTTTGCATTACGGAAAACAATCGTTCGTCGTCGTAGCGATTAGTAAGAAGCACttccttttgcttttttttttttttcgaatTGAAGACGAGAAAACAAGGTTATTAGAGGAGCGTGCACTTGGAcgacttcttcttcgtctgaGGAGCAGCCTTGGGCTCAATGACGGCTCTGAGGTGGCTGGGTTAGTCTCTGATCTGAGGTGTTTCAGTGGGTAAAAAGATGA is drawn from Podospora pseudocomata strain CBS 415.72m chromosome 1 map unlocalized CBS415.72m_1, whole genome shotgun sequence and contains these coding sequences:
- a CDS encoding uncharacterized protein (COG:A; BUSCO:EOG09265DRM; EggNog:ENOG503Q39K); the protein is MGKSSSKKRSRSDEDDIAVAAQEQEVMKKSKVDENGKSEVTKSESSDKKSKKEKKDKKEKKDKSEKKEKKDKKDKKEKKEKKEKKSNSAAEEEEEPAAAEEPAVESSEKKSKKDRKDKKDKKDKKSKEENQLPPSHPDAQKPKSQEEAMAEETQPKGRFICFVGNLPYTATAESLTAHFAALQPTSVRLLTERDDPKKSRGIAFVEFDRFDRMKTCLEKFHHTEFEGRKINVELTAGGGGKTPQRLDKIKEKNAKLNEERRSRMKKVEVEKAEKEKAKAADSAEEKPAEEEDDQAGIHPSRRAQVGAEFNEDEEDNFGYSNGGGGRGRRGGGGRGGGGRGRGGGRGRGGRGGGGGRFQKKW
- a CDS encoding uncharacterized protein (EggNog:ENOG503NX0W), with the translated sequence MSTKDGRGMDRSPPAGSIARARERAAAGLPRQERSPPRSRRGPADEEPQITRPSRPQAPPGLQTKDGNIGVAISRPTQVPQWPLAGGPIIAPSSSSGEPYRPPPGKSQPPQRPPRPSRVPSILDGSKVQDPTPVFQYRPRPGREPSGQELLPVPETPSSVSRASTQSSIVSIPDFPIPAQIPPGPPRRSVNLGPPPSARRGVSSFYSNVSYVSPIPEESPRSRSHTSFASSAAIPDGWDTPSPGPSPQYPEAFYDDTILEEAGPFGDEEESRLVRNASVGKRAKPTLVGTVVAPGPQQEDQNRRPEPRPLQGGPFDEGTGYVDYSSSSSTIPASARLPIGAAVTRDSVINALSSASADDPSTTPAQREEKTPSPQESLEPRQYSRLSAIRRPPRLDMDAVRKAEARGSLTSLPELIRRATKLAASLEKGKRPASRFDDLDYSGSEGYGVRNEKHQSGLSDMLAAFPPPAQPGASSSRRSIRNSIRDHVQSWPLPMNTRSNNTSREANGPDSDPDNPDKKQNRRCCGLPLWGFIVVMIVILVIMAAAIIIPIEFFVIRRQNNGNDAQASIQQCQEQLTCANGGTNVVNDGICSCICTGGFTGFDCTTAPSPGCTTFTLSSPENMSNVTVGDAIPRLIQQAQSNFSIPLDGEQVIAKLNSANMSCTATNALVTFDGSAVRQSSAAALAQVNDVNVNAVVIDGVFWTTITIFAGQFTTITIDAQNPLGIPTGTVRQGGSTVLSTGTETSIRPTLTVTPTVTRTVTTTIPLSSGQTTVPTPTPTPGFKVTEDVLDFARVVVLFVLQEESLRGAEGVQVALQNLFSRTSPVVSVEEARNVTVGGGWSVDLVDWRVDLGKGVVGGTHEDG
- a CDS encoding uncharacterized protein (EggNog:ENOG503P2TV), whose protein sequence is MLMKSLSLAAAAGLLAAPAANAFLIPPEISESDLKIAQEVEFAEPKIAEVQPIDLECPGCPLNIKGRFGQDIQVKTGRPNHLELLFAIEHRPEGGDRLLVNDFELYPFADPFSSNLMAPQVLDDGAEAETRHDHHGGEEDGHRRGKHHRRPKPQAQRLGFGLHVSPIQKDTDGKFELIEVELQVIEVGYTFVENIPKVRVNLVKDQEGKLLMTTVEKTTTQTIVEVSDEDKPAECTTRICQLMAAAHEKMEQLRKMRLPGCHGGNKEGMGMRPAFHHGGEHHHGGHHGHSEPRPGRMGMREHSWGKLFKNITSHILLPVLIGLVAGVAVSLIGMAVGTVIVGLWRFFRKPTHTSRRHSRRHSLHKASHKEAVVAEEKSGLLTEEEQDAPPAYQDAETNTAAKPAGEV